A window of the Phaseolus vulgaris cultivar G19833 chromosome 5, P. vulgaris v2.0, whole genome shotgun sequence genome harbors these coding sequences:
- the LOC137833982 gene encoding uncharacterized protein produces the protein MMLSKGFDAVYRKLFMSTLAGAALERFVSLPDRRITSFDQFSMLFREQYLVNRAPPPISYDVFDIKQYQGESLKEFLNRFGGQVVRLNTKDEAMTVHAFTKGVLLGPLSNSLIRYCPKTFCEIKRRAMAHIVTEDRVTEKRSSVGPIRPRATGRPQPMRVHEATTEKKTPGKQQPYETRKPQTRARTREDAPPRHNFRLELKELITIPPSLWPHHTQLLVTGVSVGRTSEERILERLPLKAVGGLCVRSPKR, from the coding sequence ATGATGTTGTCAAAAGGTTTTGATGCCGTATACCGCAAGCTATTTATGAGCACGTTGGCAGGCGCAGCGTTGGAAAGGTTCGTCAGTCTCCCTGACAGACGCATTACCTCTTTCGACCAATTCTCAATGCTGTTCAGAGAACAATACCTAGTTAACCGGGCTCCCCCTCCAATCTCTTACGATGTCTTTGACATAAaacaatatcagggagagtccttgAAAGAGTTCTTGAACAGGTTTGGGGGCCAAGTGGTGAGGCTAAACACCAAGGATGAAGCCATGACGGTGCACGCCTTCACCAAAGGAGTGCTACTGGGGCCTTTAAGTAACTCACTGATTAGATATTGCCCGAAGACGTTCTGCGAGATCAAGCGTCGGGCTATGGCGCACATTGTCACGGAAGATCGGGTCACAGAGAAACGCAGTAGCGTTGGCCCCATTCGACCTCGAGCAACAGGTCGACCTCAAcccatgagggtgcatgaggcgaCAACAGAGAAGAAGACCCCGGGGAAGCAACAACCCTATGAGACTAGGAAGCCCCAGACTAGGGCACGCACAAGGGAGGATGCGCCCCCCAGGCATAATTTTCGACTAGAGTTGAAGGAGTTGATCACTATTCCACCTAGCCTATGGCCACACCATACGCAATTGCTTGTCACTGGGGTATCAGTTGGACGAACTAGTGAAGAGCGGATTCTTGAAAGACTACCTCTAAAAGCCGTAGGGGGCTTATGCGTCAGAAGCCCCAAGAGGtga
- the LOC137835183 gene encoding uncharacterized protein codes for MKFLFQCPCCSCFCFMKPKQGKAKVKEAKKEVKETKVEQKVEEKKD; via the coding sequence ATGAAGTTCTTGTTCCAGTGCCCCTGCTGCTCCTGCTTTTGCTTTATGAAGCCAAAACAAGGGAAGGCCAAGGTGAAGGAAGCCAAGAAGGAGGTCAAAGAAACCAAGGTGGAACAAAAGGTTGAAGAAAAGAAGGACTGA